The stretch of DNA ATGCCGGCATCTTGTAAGTAAAACTGTTGAATGTACATTTACCCATGCACATTAATCGTATCTCAAACTGTTGAGTTCTACTACAACCATGGTtagttgaaattgaacaGTGTATGGCAACGGCTTTTCTGGTAAGGATGCATAGTAGAACTAGCACGTCAGATGAAATCAGATGCAAGAGAATAAATATACTCAAAGTCTCNNNNNNNNNNNNNNNNNNNNNNNNNNNNNNNNNNNNNNNNNNNNNNAGCAACAAATTGCTGCATTATAAGACAAGCATCGTTATATTACtaacaattgaaagaatttaGATGATAAGCCTTCATATTATCCATATTTAGCAGTTTAACGTGTTTTTCTGCATAAAAAAACAGTTTTCAAATGAACTTATTACTTACAAAGCCTTTGATGTAAGACATaagaatatttgaaaaagtaCCCTAACAAGAAACAATGAATTGCACTACATCATAGTGTCTTTATAGTGCCAAGATTGTAAATTTTAATACTGGAATCAATAGAGTTGTTTAatgttttcatttataaAGATGTGGGTTTGATAAAACTAcaagtatttttttatcaCAATTCTTAAaccaaattgaaacaaaaatggTACACTCTGACACGCTAAAGAATAAGGAAATGATACATAACAATatcatttttcatcaaGTACGTAAAACAGATATTCATTGTTTCCACTAAGAGATAATGTGTGGATGTTATGTGTATTTTTGAAACCATTGTAAAACAAGCACTAAATAGAATACATAAAAAATGCTGGTCGTAAATAGTTGTGAATACTTCCTAGGTTTAGGGATTGTAGAAAGAGGAGATAATGATAGTTATAGTTAAACAATGGTAGTGAGATATTGGAGAAGGTGTATAGGGGGGGAGGGttcataaattgaatttgttgatgttgaaataTAAGTTGCGACGAAGCCTGGTTCGCCCAATCAGGCCAGAAAGAATGAGAGACagaatgaaaagaaaaaattgaggATAGAACTCCCACAGGCGCTGCCACGAATGGTCGAAAGCGAacagtaaaaaaaaaatactgaGTGACAGAGAGAGAACAAGGCGTACatagaaaatcaaaacaaacaaaaagttgTCCAAgtagaaaaaagaaaaaaggaaaattaaagaaaacaatttgtGGAAGTGTAATTATGTACAAAATGgccaaaagaaaataatcaaccaaaaaaaaaaaaaaaaacgaaagAAAacccacacacacacatatacCACTCtttatttgaatatattaataataaaattataataacaGGTTTGCTTGTTCATTGTTTTTGCTCATTCATACTCCACCTCAACAATGACAAGAACAACTCGTATAGATACACAAGAAGCTACAAAGCATAAGGATTTACCACCAGTGCCTTcaccattatcattatcatcgAATCCAAATCCAGAATGCCTAATGGAATCCAAAAGTCTAGGTAGGAAGAACTTCAAAAAGCTTTCACTAGATGCATCTCCAGTCAAATCAACAAGCGGTAGCCTAAGGAGTTCTGATATGATGCTGATAAAGGAGCCGACTTCTTTACGACAAAAGAGACAACGCCCGCCACCTATACTTCATTTACCCACTGCATCTTCATCTGCTACGTCCACTCCAACATCCAATATAACAGGGTCTTCATCAGCTTCTTCTATACAATTTGCACAGAAATCCCCTGGGTCAGGTGTAATTGTGAGTCAAACATTGAGCCGACCTTCAAGTGCCGGAGGCATTCCATCTTCAGGTTACTCTTCATTGAACGTCAATCAAAGCAATAGGAATGTTGATCCAGATAATGTGGTTTCCACCGATATGATATTAAACCAAATATCCAATTTAGATTTAACAAGTATGAACCATCATCGCCAGCATTATCAAAATAGCCATCACCATCTTCCAACAACCAATCGTAAACGTCAAACTGTCATTTCCTCAATATCAccaacaaaatcatcagCAGCATCATCTCTGTTGGAACCACAAATTCAACTGTTGCCAGCTTCATCGCAGTCTCCTATTGCCACTACCAGTTCATTAAAGTTAAACAATAAAGATTTGTTGACGTTAAAACAGTTGGGATCAGGAAACTCAGGATCGGTGCTGAAAATCTTACACATCCCCACCCAAAAAACAATGGCGAAGAAAATCATTCATATTGATCTGAAAAGTGTGATACAAACTCAAATCATCCGTGAATTGAGAATACTACATGAATGCCATTCTCCTTATATCATTGAGTTTTATGGAGCTTGTTtgaacaataacaacacgATTGTTATTTGTATGGAATATTGTAATTGTGGATCATTAGATAAGATATTGCCCCTTTgtgaaaataaacaattccctacttttgttttgaagaaattatcGTTTGCCATTTTATCTGGGTTGACTTATTTATATACCACTCATAAAATCATTCATCGTGACATCAAACCAAATAACGTGTTAATGACTCATAAAGGGGAGTTTAAATTGTGTGATTTTGGTGTATCTCGAGAATTGACCAATTCATTGGCCATGGCCGACACTTTTGTCGGTACTTCTATGTACATGTCTCCAGAAAGAATTCAAGGGTTGGACTACGGAGTCAAGTCAGATGTCTGGTCAACAGGATTAATGTTGATAGAACTTGCCAGTGGCGTGCCAGTATGGTCGGAGGatgataacaataatgacGACGATGAGGATGACGAAGACGATGCCTATGTTAGGCAAGGATCTATAGCAGCAGAAAGAAACGGGCAAAATAGTCCAAGCAGAAGCAGAaagaataaacaaaaaggaAATGGTTACAATTCATATAATGGACCAGAAGGTATATTAGATCTATTACAAAGAATAGTCAATGAAGATGCCCCTACATTgacaaacaaaatcaatccTGTGACAAAGTTGCCATATGACAAATATTTGtgtcaatttattgatttgtgTTTGATTAAAGATGATTCAGTACGAAAGACTCCTTGGCAATTACTTGAAGACAAAGAACATTTTTTCAAAGGGGTCGAAGAAGGTGTTTATGACAAAGAACACAAGAGCTGGGCGAAAAAGATCAGAAAATGCAAAGTGTAAACACAACTcatatacatatacaaaaaaaaaacgcaTTTATGcatcatatatatatatggaTGTAAATATATACAATCTATCATTACAAAGCggaaaatcaaaacaagtCAATAAACTTAAACAACagctaattttttttctttactaACCAACAATTTACCATCTGTACTATCATCTTTAagcattatcatcattcaCAGCTTTCGAAACTTCGACACCTTGTACTTTCTGACTATAACTATTACTAGGTTGTATTTTTCTTGTGTTTCGAATCTCATCCATTGCATAACCAGGAA from Candida albicans SC5314 chromosome R, complete sequence encodes:
- the HST7 gene encoding mitogen-activated protein kinase kinase (MAP kinase kinase involved in mating and hyphal growth signal transduction pathways; phosphorylates Cek1p; wild-type virulence in mouse systemic infection; functional homolog of S. cerevisiae Ste7p; mutants are hypersensitive to caspofungin); translated protein: MTRTTRIDTQEATKHKDLPPVPSPLSLSSNPNPECLMESKSLGRKNFKKLSLDASPVKSTSGSLRSSDMMSIKEPTSLRQKRQRPPPILHLPTASSSATSTPTSNITGSSSASSIQFAQKSPGSGVIVSQTLSRPSSAGGIPSSGYSSLNVNQSNRNVDPDNVVSTDMILNQISNLDLTSMNHHRQHYQNSHHHLPTTNRKRQTVISSISPTKSSAASSSLEPQIQSLPASSQSPIATTSSLKLNNKDLLTLKQLGSGNSGSVSKILHIPTQKTMAKKIIHIDSKSVIQTQIIRELRILHECHSPYIIEFYGACLNNNNTIVICMEYCNCGSLDKILPLCENKQFPTFVLKKLSFAILSGLTYLYTTHKIIHRDIKPNNVLMTHKGEFKLCDFGVSRELTNSLAMADTFVGTSMYMSPERIQGLDYGVKSDVWSTGLMLIELASGVPVWSEDDNNNDDDEDDEDDAYVRQGSIAAERNGQNSPSRSRKNKQKGNGYNSYNGPEGILDLLQRIVNEDAPTLTNKINPVTKLPYDKYLCQFIDLCLIKDDSVRKTPWQLLEDKEHFFKGVEEGVYDKEHKSWAKKIRKCKV